The Stieleria maiorica genome includes the window CCACCGCCAGCACGCCACTGATCGCTGCGGCAACGTACCAGTGGAACGTGGACAAGATAAAAACGCCGCCGGTAAACACCGCCGCGAGATGTGTCAGGAACGTCGGCCCGGGAACCCGCAGGCACTGAATCGGTTCCGCATCGACGACCGATGTCACCAGGGTTTCGCGTTTTCCTTCGTCCGCACCGGGTAGATAAAACCGCCCCTCGTCGACATCGTCAACGAACCGTTCTTGCTCCCACAGCGGGTAGCGCGTTTCGACAATCGGAATGCTGCGGACACCCCAGGGTTTATCCGGCACTTCGGCCAACCATTCCAACGTTCCCGCATTCCAAACGTTGCGCGGCGCGAGTGGCTGGCGCGATTTGGGCCTGAGCACGTCCCACAGGAAAACCAGGAAACCCGCTGCCAACACGAATGCGCCGATCGTCGAAATCAGATTCAATGTTCCGACGTGCAGCTCGGCCTGGTAGGTGTAAACTCGCCGCGGCATCCCCAGCAAACCGCTGAAGTGCATGGGGAAAAAGCTGATGTTGAAGCCGATCAGCATCAACCAAAACGCACTCCGCCCCAAACGTTCGGACAGTTGTTTTCCGGTGACCGCCGGATAGTAGTAATAAACGCCGGCCACAATCGGAAAGATGGTTCCGCCGATCAACACGTAGTGCAGGTGCCCGACGATGAAGTACGTGTCGTGTGCCTGGTAGTCGAACGGAGCGACGGCGACCATCACGCCGGTCAGGCCGCCGATGATGAACGTCGCCAGTCCGCCCAGAGTGAACAATAAACAGACCGACTTGGTGACGCGGCCGACCAACAGCGTGGCGATGAAACAGAACAGCTGAATCCCGGTCGGGATTGCGACGGCTTGTGATGCGGCCGAAAAGATGCCGATGGAGATCGCCGGCAGCCCCGTCGTGAACATGTGGTGGACCCACAAGCCGAAGCTCAGGAATCCGGTCCCCACGGCCGCCAGCACGATCCATCCGTAGCCCACCATCGCGGTGCGAGCAAATGTCGGCACGATCATCGCAAGCAGAGCGACCGAGGGCAGAAAGACGATGTAGACTTCGGGATGGCCGAAAATCCAAAACAGATGCTGCCACAACATCGGGTCGCCGCCACGCGAGGCATCGAAGAACGGCCAATCGAGCGATCGTTCCAGTTCCATCAACAAGTCGCCGGCGATCAACGGCGGAAACGCGAACAAGATCATCACGGCGACGACCAGGATGTACCACGCGTACAGCGGAATCAGGTTCAATCGCATTCCCGGTGGGCGGCACTTCAGGACGCCCACGATCAATTCAACCGCCGCGGCGATCGACGCCACTTCGATAAACGACAATCCCAACAGCCAGATGTCCACGCCGACGCCGGTTTGATACTCCGTCGTCATCGGCGGGTACATGAACCATCCGCCCTCGGGAGCCACGCCGAAGAAGATCGATCCGCAGACAAAGACGCCACCGATCAGGAAGCACCAGAACCCGTACGCCGAAAGTCGGGGGAACGGCAAGTCACGCGCACCGAGCATCTCGGGCAGCAATAAAATCGAAATCGCTTCCAGGATCGGCACGGCAAACAAGAACATCATCACGCTGCCGTGCATCGTGAACACTTGATGGTACTGATCCGCGGTCAGGAAGTCGTTTTCGGGAACCGCCAGCTGAATCCGCATCAACAGCGCGAGGAT containing:
- the ctaD gene encoding cytochrome c oxidase subunit I, which encodes MTADATTTESRDPDAKRLFDAWRTPTGWRYWSAVNNSEVGLWYVVASFTFFLFGGILALLMRIQLAVPENDFLTADQYHQVFTMHGSVMMFLFAVPILEAISILLLPEMLGARDLPFPRLSAYGFWCFLIGGVFVCGSIFFGVAPEGGWFMYPPMTTEYQTGVGVDIWLLGLSFIEVASIAAAVELIVGVLKCRPPGMRLNLIPLYAWYILVVAVMILFAFPPLIAGDLLMELERSLDWPFFDASRGGDPMLWQHLFWIFGHPEVYIVFLPSVALLAMIVPTFARTAMVGYGWIVLAAVGTGFLSFGLWVHHMFTTGLPAISIGIFSAASQAVAIPTGIQLFCFIATLLVGRVTKSVCLLFTLGGLATFIIGGLTGVMVAVAPFDYQAHDTYFIVGHLHYVLIGGTIFPIVAGVYYYYPAVTGKQLSERLGRSAFWLMLIGFNISFFPMHFSGLLGMPRRVYTYQAELHVGTLNLISTIGAFVLAAGFLVFLWDVLRPKSRQPLAPRNVWNAGTLEWLAEVPDKPWGVRSIPIVETRYPLWEQERFVDDVDEGRFYLPGADEGKRETLVTSVVDAEPIQCLRVPGPTFLTHLAAVFTGGVFILSTFHWYVAAAISGVLAVATILVWLWTGTAWIPEKHEKDVGRGVTLPIYVSGSRAVGWWAMFITMLGDMTAFISLVFGYFFYWTIQEDFPPQGSNGPGWIYPTAALLTITLVWLAVMAARTWNRQDRGPMFYGAIAFGVTLSLAGVWALLMGPSSHAMDPTSHVYPAIVWVLVLWTALHVVVGIVMQLYCAARRMAGKMTARYDADIVNVTLYWHFIALTSLITWLVVAAFPMVAR